TCGTCTTAAGCAACCCCTTGTACGGGAGAAGGGTTTCCACGATGGCAGCTGCAACCTCGTCAGAATTCTTGCTTCCGATTTTTCTAATCCAGCTTTGGTTCGTTGCCCTGTCGTTTATGGTGAGCAGCTTTCCCTTGTGATCCTTACCGATGACAAGGTCTACCTCAAGGTCTCCGAAACGTTCCTTTTTATCAACGATTGCAGGCCGCTTGTCGATAGATACTAGGCCGACAATCCTTCCTCTGTAGTCGTTCTTACGGCCCCTGGAAGCGTGTTTCTTGTTCTTGTGCCTTAGGCATTTGTAGAGGTCACCGCCATGCCGCTTGTCCTCCCAGATGTGACGGTAGATGAGTTCCTCGCAAGGACATTTCAGGCCCATAAGCCTGCATCTCCAGCGAACCTGCTGTGGACTCATGAAACTACGGATACTTGCGTCAACAATTCTCCAGTCATATCCGTCGTATTTCTTATGGCAGTGGCTAGCCTTCTTCCTTGCAACGGCTTTTC
The nucleotide sequence above comes from Fibrobacter sp. UWH6. Encoded proteins:
- a CDS encoding IS30 family transposase — encoded protein: MSHLNREQRYKILGLLCSHYTQAQIADIIGCSQSTVSREIKRNGSRGKYGAEAAHRKAVARKKASHCHKKYDGYDWRIVDASIRSFMSPQQVRWRCRLMGLKCPCEELIYRHIWEDKRHGGDLYKCLRHKNKKHASRGRKNDYRGRIVGLVSIDKRPAIVDKKERFGDLEVDLVIGKDHKGKLLTINDRATNQSWIRKIGSKNSDEVAAAIVETLLPYKGLLKTITSDNGREFADHVIVAKALGIKYYFAHPYHSWERGANENMNGLIRQFIPKGAKIEDVDERYIRWIENNLNNRPRKRLDYLTPNEYLLKKFNIMR